In Puntigrus tetrazona isolate hp1 chromosome 18, ASM1883169v1, whole genome shotgun sequence, one genomic interval encodes:
- the sspn gene encoding sarcospan, whose protein sequence is MGSGTSPMGSAGGGNANAGKEKKGQAETGGPVLEEAQKCCGCRFPLLVALLQLLLGVAVAAVAFLMVAISSSLLARETPHWAGIIMIVVSLLGFILFCITRVPDERASAQFIVKLLYFFLCTMGLVISTVVIAFQCYHYALTNSYSCKEMGEYCLCTLDPEDAIARTFSYSGVTDCSAIVSTLPMYYLLQMVLNLAQAVVCLVGAFLIWKNRYQVFFAGLQTGSPSAQNWQKV, encoded by the exons ATGGGGTCGGGGACAAGTCCGATGGGGTCGGCTGGAGGAGGCAACGCAAACGCTGGCAAGGAGAAGAAGGGACAAGCAGAAACTGGAGGCCCAGTGCTGGAGGAAGCCCAAAAATGTTGTGGCTGCCGCTTTCCTTTGCTGGTCGCTCTGTTACAGCTTCTGCTGGGCGTCGCAGTAGCTGCTGTGGCCTTCCTCATGGTTGCCATTAGCTCCTCTCTGCTGGCCAGGGAGACGCCCCATTGGGCCGGCATCATT ATGATTGTGGTGTCTCTGCTGGGATTCATCCTCTTCTGCATCACCAGAGTGCCTGATGAGAGAGCGTCGGCTCAATTTATTGTAAag CTCCTGTACTTCTTCCTGTGCACAATGGGGCTGGTCATTTCCACAGTGGTCATTGCCTTTCAGTGCTACCATTACGCCCTGACTAACAGCTACAGCTGCAAGGAAATGGGGGAGTACTGTTTGTGCACCTTGGACCCGGAGGACGCCATCGCTCGCACTTTCTCCTACAGCGGTGTGACAGACTGCAGTGCCATCGTAAGCACTCTACCCATGTATTACCTTCTGCAGATGGTGCTGAACCTGGCTCAGGCTGTCGTCTGTCTGGTGGGGGCCTTCCTCATATGGAAGAACAGGTACCAGGTGTTTTTCGCTGGGCTACAAACAGGATCTCCTTCTGCTCAGAATTGGCAAAAAGTCTAG
- the LOC122362651 gene encoding class E basic helix-loop-helix protein 41-like translates to MDERIPRMQGRQFLDHADFLGVEYSSLYMCKSKRGVKREEGKDAYKLPHRLIEKKRRDRINECIGQLKDLLPEHLKLTTLGHLEKAVVLELTLKHLNALTAVTEQQHQKIIALQNGKLHNERSLKSSLQADLDAFHSGFQACAKEALQYLNKVENWTAREQMCTRLINHLHKVSAQFQPGAGILQRPLPGDDAPERDAQRDTQANCVPVIQRTQNLELNENDTDTDSGYGGEAEKGDGKCEKGCDTAKGVKIKQEFGDERVTKKAKMNWSANSASESANTRPDVALMNSLMGMAGVGGQQTPFCMPFYFINPSAAASYMPLFDKSHLEKLVYPAAAAAALTTPFPWLYPGIPTHASAAAAAAAAIAFPNAPADKTSGFNAASLKDDEPPSPDGDLSEADLASPVSGDHHGSENDAIHQPQRNENDGT, encoded by the exons ATGGATGAAAGAATACCGAGAATGCAGGGCAGACAGTTCCTGGATCACGCGGATTTCTTGGG gGTTGAATATTCGTCTCTCTACATGTGCAAATCCAAAAGAGGAGTgaagagagaggaaggaaaG GACGCGTATAAGTTACCGCACAGACTGATCGAGAAAAAGAGGAGGGACcgaataaatgaatgtattggGCAGCTGAAAGATTTATTACCGGAACATCTGAAGCTCACG ACTCTAGGACACTTGGAAAAAGCGGTAGTTCTCGAGTTGACTCTGAAGCATTTGAACGCTTTGACAGCTGTCACAGAGCAGCAGCACCAGAAGATCATCGCTTTGCAGAACGGTAAATTACATAAT GAGCGGTCGTTGAAGTCCTCCCTCCAGGCTGACTTAGACGCGTTTCACTCAGGCTTTCAAGCATGTGCCAAAGAAGCCCTGCAGTATCTGAACAAGGTGGAGAACTGGACGGCGCGCGAGCAGATGTGCACGCGACTCATCAACCACTTACACAAAGTTTCCGCTCAGTTCCAGCCTGGTGCAGGGATCCTGCAGCGGCCGTTGCCAGGCGACGACGCTCCCGAGCGGGACGCACAGAGGGATACTCAAGCCAACTGCGTCCCTGTCATCCAGAGGACTCAGAACCTCGAGCTTAACGAGAACGACACGGACACCGACAGCGGATATGGAGGAGAGGCAGAGAAAGGCGATGGCAAATGCGAGAAAGGTTGTGACACGGCCAAAGGAGTTAAGATCAAGCAGGAATTCGGAGATGAACGTGTCACCAAAAAAGCCAAAATGAACTGGTCAGCGAACAGCGCCTCAGAATCCGCCAATACCCGGCCGGACGTGGCGTTAATGAACTCTTTAATGGGAATGGCGGGTGTTGGTGGACAACAGACTCCCTTTTGCATGCCGTTTTACTTCATAAACCCATCTGCAGCAGCATCGTACATGCCTTTGTTTGATAAAAGTCACTTGGAGAAGTTGGTGTATccagcggcggcggcggcggctctGACCACCCCGTTCCCGTGGCTTTACCCCGGGATTCCCACGCATGCCTCCGCTGCAGCCGCGGCCGCCGCTGCCATCGCTTTCCCCAACGCTCCCGCCGATAAAACCTCTGGATTTAATGCAGCATCCTTAAAAGACGACGAGCCGCCATCTCCCGATGGTGACCTGTCCGAGGCCGACCTGGCCTCTCCTGTGTCTGGGGATCATCATGGCTCAGAGAATGATGCCATTCATCAGCCCCAAAGAAATGAAAACGATGGTACATAA
- the LOC122362647 gene encoding LOW QUALITY PROTEIN: cathepsin D-like (The sequence of the model RefSeq protein was modified relative to this genomic sequence to represent the inferred CDS: inserted 1 base in 1 codon), with protein sequence MRIACLLLAAALFWTSDAIVRIPLQKFRSIRRTMSDTGRAVEELVSSSASLKYNLGFPASNGPTPETLKNYLDAQYYGEIGLGTPVQTFTVVFDTGSSNLWVPSVHCSLTDIACLLHHKYNGGKSSSYVKNGTEFSIQYGSGSLSGYLSQDTCTIGDIVVEKQIFGEAIKQPGVAFIAAKFDGILGMAYPRISVDGVPPVFDMMMSQKKVEKNIFSFYLNRNPDTQPGGELLLGGTDPKYYTGDFNYVAISRQAYWQIHMDGMSIGSELTLCKGGCEAIVDTGTSLITGPAAEVKALQKAIGAIPLIQGEYMVDCKKVATLPTISFVLGGKTYSLTGEQYILKESQAGKDICLSGFMGLDIPPPAGPLWILGDVFIGQYYTVFDXENNRVGFAKSV encoded by the exons ATGAGAATCGCCTGTCTGCTGCTAGCTGCTGCCTTGTTTTGGACGTCCGACGCGATAGTACG GATTCCTCTACAGAAGTTTCGTTCCATCAGGCGCACTATGAGTGACACTGGCCGAGCTGTAGAGGAGCTTGTGTCCAGTTCTGCATCACTGAAATACAACCTAGGCTTCCCAGCAAGTAATGGTCCTACTCCAGAGACCCTGAAAAACTACCTTGAT GCTCAGTACTACGGAGAGATCGGTCTTGGCACTCCTGTCCAGACCTTCACTGTGGTGTTTGACACAGGATCCTCCAACCTGTGGGTGCCCTCGGTCCACTGTTCCCTGACTGACATTGCCTGCT TGCTTCATCACAAGTACAATGGGGGCAAGTCAAGCTCCTATGTGAAGAACGGGACTGAATTTTCCATACAGTATGGTTCCGGAAGCTTGTCTGGTTATCTCAGCCAGGACACATGCACG attgggGATATCGTGGTTGAGAAGCAGATATTTGGAGAAGCTATAAAACAGCCAGGAGTGGCTTTCATTGCAGCAAAGTTTGATGGGATTCTCGGGATGGCTTATCCTCGAATCTCCGTCGACGGGGTTCCTCCTGTTTTTGACATGATGATGAGCCAGAAGAAAGTggagaaaaatattttctctttctatCTGAACAG AAACCCTGACACCcaacctggtggtgagttgctTCTTGGAGGCACAGACCCTAAATATTACACTGGAGACTTTAACTACGTGGCCATCAGCAGACAGGCCTATTGGCAGATTCACATGGATGG catgaGCATCGGCAGTGAGCTGACTCTGTGTAAAGGAGGATGTGAAGCCATCGTGGACACTGGGACGTCTCTGATCACCGGCCCAGCCGCTGAAGTCAAAGCCCTGCAGAAGGCTATCGGTGCAATCCCCCTGATCCAGGGAGAG TACATGGTGGACTGTAAGAAAGTGGCCACACTCCCCACCATCTCATTCGTCCTGGGAGGAAAGACTTACTCTCTGACTGGAGAACAGTACATACTCAAG GAAAGCCAGGCAGGAAAGGATATCTGTCTGAGTGGGTTCATGGGCCTGGATATCCCTCCCCCAGCTGGACCCCTGTGGATTCTGGGTGATGTGTTCATTGGGCAGTACTACACCGTGTTTG CGGAGAATAACAGAGTGGGCTTCGCTAAGTCAGTATAA